Proteins encoded within one genomic window of Eleutherodactylus coqui strain aEleCoq1 chromosome 1, aEleCoq1.hap1, whole genome shotgun sequence:
- the CLTC gene encoding clathrin heavy chain 1 isoform X1: MAQILPIRFQEHLQLQNLGINPANIGFSTLTMESDKFICIREKVGEQAQVVIIDMNDPNNPIRRPISADNAIMNPASKVIALKAGSVENSPAQAGKTLQIFNIEMKSKMKAHTMTDDVTFWKWISLNTVALVTDNAVYHWSMEGESQPVKMFDRHSSLAGCQIINYRTDAKQKWLLLTGISAQQNRVVGAMQLYSVDRKVSQPIEGHAASFAQFKMEGNAEESTLFCFAVRGQAGGKLHIIEVGTPPTGNQPFPKKAVDVFFPPEAQNDFPVAMQISGKHDVVFLITKYGYIHLYDLETGTCIYMNRISGETIFVTAPHEATAGIIGVNRKGQVLSVCVEEENIIPYITNVLQNPDLALRMAVRNNLAGAEELFARKFNTLFAQGNYSEAAKVAANAPKGILRTPETIRRFQSVPAQPGQTSPLLQYFGILLDQGQLNKYESLELCRPVLQQGRKQLLEKWLKEDKLECSEELGDLVKSVDPTLALSVYLRANVPNKVIQCFAETGQVQKIVLYAKKVGYTPDWIFLLRNVMRINPDQGQQFAQMLVQDEEPLADITQIVDVFMEYNLIQQCTAFLLDALKNNRPSEGPLQTRLLEMNLMHAPQVADAILGNQMFTHYDRAHIAQLCEKAGLLQRALEHFTDLYDIKRAVVHTHLLNPEWLVNYFGSLSVEDSLECLRAMLSANIRQNLQICVQVASKYHEQLSTQSLIELFESFKSFEGLFYFLGSIVNFSQDPDVHFKYIQAACKTGQIKEVERICRESNCYDPERVKNFLKEAKLTDQLPLIIVCDRFDFVHDLVLYLYRNNLQKYIEIYVQKVNPSRLPVVIGGLLDVDCSEDVIKNLILVVRGQFSTDELVAEVEKRNRLKLLLPWLESRIHEGCEEPATHNALAKIYIDSNNNPERFLRENPYYDSRVVGKYCEKRDPHLACVAYERGQCDLELINVCNENSLFKSLSRYLVRRKDPELWASVLLESNPYRRPLIDQVVQTALSETQDPEEVSVTVKAFMTADLPNELIELLEKIVLDNSVFSEHRNLQNLLILTAIKADRTRVMEYINRLDNYDAPDIANIAISNELYEEAFAIFRKFDVNTSAIQVLIEHIGNLDRAYEFAERCNEPAVWSQLAKAQLQKGMVKEAIDSYIKADDPSSYMEVVQAANASGNWEELVKYLQMARKKARESYVETELIFALAKTNRLTELEEFINGPNNAHIQQVGDRCYDEKMYDAAKLLYNNVSNFGRLASTLVHLGEYQAAVDGARKANSTRTWKEVCFACVDGKEFRLAQMCGLHIVVHADELEELINYYQDRGYFEELITMLEAALGLERAHMGMFTELAILYSKFKPQKMREHLELFWSRVNIPKVLRAAEQAHLWAELVFLYDKYEEYDNAIITMMSHPTDAWKEGQFKDIITKVANVELYYRAIQFYLEFKPLLLNDLLMVLSPRLDHTRAVNYFSKAKQLPLVKPYLRSVQNHNNKSVNEALNNLFITEEDYQALRTSIDAYDNFDNISLAQRLEKHELIEFRRIAAYLFKGNNRWKQSVELCKKDRLYKDAMQYASESKDTELAEELLQWFLLEEKKECFAACLFTCYDLLRPDVVLETAWRHNIMDFAMPYFIQVMREYLSKVDKLDASESLRKEEEQATETQPIVYGQPQLMLTAGPSVAVPPQAAFGYGYTAPAYGQPQPGFGYSM; encoded by the exons CTGGGAAAACCCTCCAAATCTTTAACATTGAAATGAAAAGTAAAATGAAGGCTCACAccatgacagatgatgtcaccttTTGGAAGTGGATCTCTCTAAACACTGTTGCTCTAGTAACTGACAATGCTGTGTATCATTGGAGCATGGAGGGTGAATCGCAGCCAGTAAAGATGTTTGATAGGCACTCCAGCCTGGCAGGATGCCAGATCATTAACTATCGAACAGATGCAAAACAGAAGTGGCTGCTTCTAACCGGAATATCTGCCCAG caaAACCGTGTTGTTGGAGCAATGCAGCTCTACTCTGTGGACAGAAAGGTGTCTCAACCCATTGAGGGCCATGCTGCCAGCTTTGCCCAATTTAAAATGGAAGGGAATGCTGAAGAGTCGACATTATTCTGCTTTGCAGTGAGAGGCCAGGCCGGTGGAAAG TTGCATATCATAGAAGTTGGAACCCCACCCACTGGTAACCAGCCTTTCCCAAAGAAGGCAGTTGATGTTTTCTTTCCACCAGAAGCCCAGAATGATTTTCCTGTAGCAATGCAG ATTAGTGGAAAACATGATGTTGTCTTCTTAATCACGAAGTATGGCTACATTCACCTTTATGACCTTGAGACTGGCACCTGCATTTATATGAACAGGATTAGTGGCGAGACCATATTTGTCACTGCACCACATGAAGCCACTGCTGGAATTATTGGAGTGAACAGAAAGGGCCAG gttctgtctgtctgtgtagaaGAAGAAAATATTATACCATACATCACAAATGTCCTGCAGAACCCTGATCTAGCCCTGCGCATGGCTGTCCGCAACAATCTTGCTGGAGCAGAGGAACTATTTGCTCGGAAGTTTAATACTCTCTTTGCCCAGGGGAATTATTCAGAGGCAGCAAAGGTGGCTGCTAATGCACCAAAG ggtaTTCTTCGTACACCAGAAACAATAAGACGCTTTCAAAGTGTTCCTGCCCAGCCAGGTCAGACCTCTCCACTGCTTCAGTATTTCGGCATTCTCTTGGACCAGGGTCAGCTGAATAAGTATGAATCTCTGGAGTTATGTAGGCCTGTATTGCAGCAGGGTCGCAAGCAACTTCTCGAGAAGTGGCTTAAAGAAGACAAG CTGGAGTGTTCAGAGGAGCTGGGAGATCTTGTGAAGTCTGTGGACCCTACATTGGCTTTGAGTGTCTACTTGAGGGCTAATGTTCCTAACAAAGTTATTCAGTGTTTCGCAGAAACAGGCCAAGTTCAGAAGATTGTCCTGTATGCCAAGAAG GTTGGATACACCCCTGACTGGATTTTCCTGCTGAGAAATGTCATGAGAATTAACCCAGATCAAGGCCAGCAGTTTGCTCAAATGTTGGTTCAGGATGAGGAGCCACTTGCTGATATCACACAG ATTGTGGATGTGTTTATGGAATACAACCTTATCCAGCAGTGCACTGCTTTTCTACTGGATGCTTTGAAGAACAACCGGCCCAGCGAGGGTCCCTTGCAAACACGCTTGCTTGAGATGAACTTAATGCATGCTCCTCAG GTGGCAGATGCCATCTTGGGCAACCAGATGTTCACACACTACGATCGTGCTCACATTGCCCAGCTTTGTGAGAAAGCTGGCCTGCTACAAAGAGCTCTAGAACACTTCACAGATCTGTATGACATCAAGCGAGCAGTTGTCCACACTCATCTTCTCAATCCAGAG TGGCTTGTTAATTATTTTGGCTCTTTGTCCGTTGAAGACTCTCTTGAATGCTTGCGTGCAATGCTTTCTGCAAACATCCGGCAAAACTTACAAATATGTGTACAAGTAGCCTCCAAATACCATGAGCAGCTTTCTACCCAGTCTCTGATTGAACTTTTTGAATCGTTTAAGAGTTTTGAAG GGCTGTTTTATTTCCTGGGCTCAATTGTTAACTTCAGCCAAGATCCTGATGTTCACTTTAAGTACATTCAGGCAGCTTGCAAAACTGGTCAGATAAAGGAAGTTGAAAGAATTTGTAGAGAAAGTAACTGTTATGATCCAGAGCGTGTGAAAAACTTCCTTAAG GAAGCTAAACTTACAGACCAGCTGCCTCTCATAATTGTATGTGACCGCTTTGACTTTGTCCATGATCTTGTCCTGTATCTGTACAGAAATAATCTACAGAAGTATATTGAGATTTATGTACAGAAA gTTAACCCTAGTCGATTGCCTGTGGTAATTGGTGGCTTGCTTGATGTAGACTGTTCGGAGGATGTGATCAAGAATCTGATCCTAGTGGTGAGGGGACAATTCTCCACTGATGAGCTTGTTGCTGAAGTTGAAAAAAGGAATCG gtTGAAGTTGCTTCTGCCATGGTTGGAGTCAAGGATCCACGAGGGCTGTGAGGAACCAGCCACACACAATGCTTTGGCAAAGATTTACATAGATAGTAATAACAACCCAGAAAGGTTCCTTCGTGAAAACCCATATTATGACAGCCGTGTTGTTGGAAAATATTGTGAAAAGAGAGATCCCCATCTGGCGTGTGTGGCTTACGAGAGAGGACAGTGTGACTTGGAGCTTATCAAC GTTTGCAATGAAAactcacttttcaaaagcttgtCAAGATATCTGGTACGCCGTAAAGACCCCGAATTGTGGGCCAGTGTATTGTTAGAAAGCAATCCATACAGAAGGCCACTAATTGATCAG gttgtaCAAACTGCATTGTCAGAAACCCAAGATCCAGAGGAGGTATCTGTTACTGTAAAAGCTTTCATGACAGCAGACCTCCCCAATGAACTCATTGAGCTATTGGAGAAGATTGTTTTGGATAATTCAGTTTTCAGTGAACACAG GAATCTACAGAATTTGCTGATCCTGACTGCTATTAAGGCTGATCGTACCAGGGTTATGGAATATATTAATCGTCTGGATAATTATGATGCTCCAGATATTGCAAATATTGCCATCAGTAATGAACTGTATGAGGAAGCCTTTGCAATTTTCAGGAAATTTGATGTTAATACTTCTGCCATACAG GTTTTGATCGAGCACATTGGAAACTTGGATCGTGCCTATGAATTTGCTGAGCGCTGCAATGAGCCAGCCGTTTGGAGCCAATTGGCAAAAGCTCAGCTGCAGAAAGGAATGGTCAAAGAGGCAATTGACTCCTACATTAAAGCAGATGATCCTTCTAGTTACATGGAAGTTGTACAGGCGGCCAATGCTAGTG GGAATTGGGAAGAACTTGTTAAATACTTGCAGATGGCCCGAAAGAAGGCACGGGAATCCTATGTAGAAACAGAGCTCATCTTTGCTCTGGCAAAGACCAACCGTCTTACAGAACTTGAAGAATTTATAAATGGACCAAACAATGCTCATATTCAACAA GTTGGTGATCGATGCTATGATGAGAAAATGTATGATGCTGCTAAGCTGCTCTACAATAATGTTTCAAATTTTGGCCGTTTGGCATCCACTTTGGTTCATTTGGGAGAATATCAAGCTGCTGTGGATGGGGCACGAAAGGCAAACAGCACTCGCACTTGGAAAGAG GTTTGCTTTGCTTGTGTTGATGGTAAAGAGTTCCGCCTTGCCCAAATGTGTGGCCTTCACATTGTGGTACATGCTGATGAACTGGAGGAGCTGATAAACTATTATCAG GATCGTGGTTATTTTGAAGAACTTATTACCATGCTTGAAGCTGCTCTGGGACTAGAGAGGGCACACATGGGCATGTTCACGGAGCTTGCCATTCTGTACTCCAAGTTCAAGCCACAAAAAATGAGGGAACACTTGGAGCTCTTCTGGTCTAGAGTCAACATTCCTAAG GTTCTCAGAGCAGCCGAACAAGCTCACCTTTGGGCAGAGTTGGTTTTCCTTTATGACAAATATGAAGAGTATGATAATGCCATTATTACAATGATGAGCCACCCAACAGATGCTTGGAAGGAAGGACAATTTAAAGATATTATCACTAAG gTGGCCAATGTGGAGCTGTATTACAGAGCAATACAGTTCTATTTAGAATTTAAGCCACTATTGCTAAATGATCTCCTGATGGTATTGTCTCCAAGACTGGACCACACTCGTGCTGTCAACTACTTCAGCAAG GCGAAGCAGCTTCCTCTTGTAAAACCATACCTCCGCTCAGTGCAGAATCATAACAATAAATCCGTTAATGAGGCTCTTAACAACCTTTTCATAACAGAAGAGGACTACCAG GCACTTCGTACATCTATAGATGCATATGACAACTTTGACAACATATCCCTCGCTCAACGTTTGGAAAAGCATGAGCTTATTGAATTTAGAAGGATTGCTGCATACCTTTTCAAGGGTAACAACCGCTGGAAACAGAGTGTAGAGCTGTGCAAGAAAGACCGGCTCTATAAG GATGCCATGCAGTATGCCTCTGAATCCAAAGACACAGAACTGGCAGAAGAACTTTTGCAATGGTTTTTGCTGGAAGAGAAGAAAGAGTGCTTTGCAGCTTGTCTCTTCACTTGCTATGACCTGCTGCGGCCAGATGTCGTCCTGGAAACTGCATGGAGGCACAATATTATGGACTTTGCCATGCCCTATTTCATTCAGGTCATGAGGGAATACTTAAGTAAG
- the CLTC gene encoding clathrin heavy chain 1 isoform X2 has translation MAQILPIRFQEHLQLQNLGINPANIGFSTLTMESDKFICIREKVGEQAQVVIIDMNDPNNPIRRPISADNAIMNPASKVIALKGSVENSPAQAGKTLQIFNIEMKSKMKAHTMTDDVTFWKWISLNTVALVTDNAVYHWSMEGESQPVKMFDRHSSLAGCQIINYRTDAKQKWLLLTGISAQQNRVVGAMQLYSVDRKVSQPIEGHAASFAQFKMEGNAEESTLFCFAVRGQAGGKLHIIEVGTPPTGNQPFPKKAVDVFFPPEAQNDFPVAMQISGKHDVVFLITKYGYIHLYDLETGTCIYMNRISGETIFVTAPHEATAGIIGVNRKGQVLSVCVEEENIIPYITNVLQNPDLALRMAVRNNLAGAEELFARKFNTLFAQGNYSEAAKVAANAPKGILRTPETIRRFQSVPAQPGQTSPLLQYFGILLDQGQLNKYESLELCRPVLQQGRKQLLEKWLKEDKLECSEELGDLVKSVDPTLALSVYLRANVPNKVIQCFAETGQVQKIVLYAKKVGYTPDWIFLLRNVMRINPDQGQQFAQMLVQDEEPLADITQIVDVFMEYNLIQQCTAFLLDALKNNRPSEGPLQTRLLEMNLMHAPQVADAILGNQMFTHYDRAHIAQLCEKAGLLQRALEHFTDLYDIKRAVVHTHLLNPEWLVNYFGSLSVEDSLECLRAMLSANIRQNLQICVQVASKYHEQLSTQSLIELFESFKSFEGLFYFLGSIVNFSQDPDVHFKYIQAACKTGQIKEVERICRESNCYDPERVKNFLKEAKLTDQLPLIIVCDRFDFVHDLVLYLYRNNLQKYIEIYVQKVNPSRLPVVIGGLLDVDCSEDVIKNLILVVRGQFSTDELVAEVEKRNRLKLLLPWLESRIHEGCEEPATHNALAKIYIDSNNNPERFLRENPYYDSRVVGKYCEKRDPHLACVAYERGQCDLELINVCNENSLFKSLSRYLVRRKDPELWASVLLESNPYRRPLIDQVVQTALSETQDPEEVSVTVKAFMTADLPNELIELLEKIVLDNSVFSEHRNLQNLLILTAIKADRTRVMEYINRLDNYDAPDIANIAISNELYEEAFAIFRKFDVNTSAIQVLIEHIGNLDRAYEFAERCNEPAVWSQLAKAQLQKGMVKEAIDSYIKADDPSSYMEVVQAANASGNWEELVKYLQMARKKARESYVETELIFALAKTNRLTELEEFINGPNNAHIQQVGDRCYDEKMYDAAKLLYNNVSNFGRLASTLVHLGEYQAAVDGARKANSTRTWKEVCFACVDGKEFRLAQMCGLHIVVHADELEELINYYQDRGYFEELITMLEAALGLERAHMGMFTELAILYSKFKPQKMREHLELFWSRVNIPKVLRAAEQAHLWAELVFLYDKYEEYDNAIITMMSHPTDAWKEGQFKDIITKVANVELYYRAIQFYLEFKPLLLNDLLMVLSPRLDHTRAVNYFSKAKQLPLVKPYLRSVQNHNNKSVNEALNNLFITEEDYQALRTSIDAYDNFDNISLAQRLEKHELIEFRRIAAYLFKGNNRWKQSVELCKKDRLYKDAMQYASESKDTELAEELLQWFLLEEKKECFAACLFTCYDLLRPDVVLETAWRHNIMDFAMPYFIQVMREYLSKVDKLDASESLRKEEEQATETQPIVYGQPQLMLTAGPSVAVPPQAAFGYGYTAPAYGQPQPGFGYSM, from the exons CTGGGAAAACCCTCCAAATCTTTAACATTGAAATGAAAAGTAAAATGAAGGCTCACAccatgacagatgatgtcaccttTTGGAAGTGGATCTCTCTAAACACTGTTGCTCTAGTAACTGACAATGCTGTGTATCATTGGAGCATGGAGGGTGAATCGCAGCCAGTAAAGATGTTTGATAGGCACTCCAGCCTGGCAGGATGCCAGATCATTAACTATCGAACAGATGCAAAACAGAAGTGGCTGCTTCTAACCGGAATATCTGCCCAG caaAACCGTGTTGTTGGAGCAATGCAGCTCTACTCTGTGGACAGAAAGGTGTCTCAACCCATTGAGGGCCATGCTGCCAGCTTTGCCCAATTTAAAATGGAAGGGAATGCTGAAGAGTCGACATTATTCTGCTTTGCAGTGAGAGGCCAGGCCGGTGGAAAG TTGCATATCATAGAAGTTGGAACCCCACCCACTGGTAACCAGCCTTTCCCAAAGAAGGCAGTTGATGTTTTCTTTCCACCAGAAGCCCAGAATGATTTTCCTGTAGCAATGCAG ATTAGTGGAAAACATGATGTTGTCTTCTTAATCACGAAGTATGGCTACATTCACCTTTATGACCTTGAGACTGGCACCTGCATTTATATGAACAGGATTAGTGGCGAGACCATATTTGTCACTGCACCACATGAAGCCACTGCTGGAATTATTGGAGTGAACAGAAAGGGCCAG gttctgtctgtctgtgtagaaGAAGAAAATATTATACCATACATCACAAATGTCCTGCAGAACCCTGATCTAGCCCTGCGCATGGCTGTCCGCAACAATCTTGCTGGAGCAGAGGAACTATTTGCTCGGAAGTTTAATACTCTCTTTGCCCAGGGGAATTATTCAGAGGCAGCAAAGGTGGCTGCTAATGCACCAAAG ggtaTTCTTCGTACACCAGAAACAATAAGACGCTTTCAAAGTGTTCCTGCCCAGCCAGGTCAGACCTCTCCACTGCTTCAGTATTTCGGCATTCTCTTGGACCAGGGTCAGCTGAATAAGTATGAATCTCTGGAGTTATGTAGGCCTGTATTGCAGCAGGGTCGCAAGCAACTTCTCGAGAAGTGGCTTAAAGAAGACAAG CTGGAGTGTTCAGAGGAGCTGGGAGATCTTGTGAAGTCTGTGGACCCTACATTGGCTTTGAGTGTCTACTTGAGGGCTAATGTTCCTAACAAAGTTATTCAGTGTTTCGCAGAAACAGGCCAAGTTCAGAAGATTGTCCTGTATGCCAAGAAG GTTGGATACACCCCTGACTGGATTTTCCTGCTGAGAAATGTCATGAGAATTAACCCAGATCAAGGCCAGCAGTTTGCTCAAATGTTGGTTCAGGATGAGGAGCCACTTGCTGATATCACACAG ATTGTGGATGTGTTTATGGAATACAACCTTATCCAGCAGTGCACTGCTTTTCTACTGGATGCTTTGAAGAACAACCGGCCCAGCGAGGGTCCCTTGCAAACACGCTTGCTTGAGATGAACTTAATGCATGCTCCTCAG GTGGCAGATGCCATCTTGGGCAACCAGATGTTCACACACTACGATCGTGCTCACATTGCCCAGCTTTGTGAGAAAGCTGGCCTGCTACAAAGAGCTCTAGAACACTTCACAGATCTGTATGACATCAAGCGAGCAGTTGTCCACACTCATCTTCTCAATCCAGAG TGGCTTGTTAATTATTTTGGCTCTTTGTCCGTTGAAGACTCTCTTGAATGCTTGCGTGCAATGCTTTCTGCAAACATCCGGCAAAACTTACAAATATGTGTACAAGTAGCCTCCAAATACCATGAGCAGCTTTCTACCCAGTCTCTGATTGAACTTTTTGAATCGTTTAAGAGTTTTGAAG GGCTGTTTTATTTCCTGGGCTCAATTGTTAACTTCAGCCAAGATCCTGATGTTCACTTTAAGTACATTCAGGCAGCTTGCAAAACTGGTCAGATAAAGGAAGTTGAAAGAATTTGTAGAGAAAGTAACTGTTATGATCCAGAGCGTGTGAAAAACTTCCTTAAG GAAGCTAAACTTACAGACCAGCTGCCTCTCATAATTGTATGTGACCGCTTTGACTTTGTCCATGATCTTGTCCTGTATCTGTACAGAAATAATCTACAGAAGTATATTGAGATTTATGTACAGAAA gTTAACCCTAGTCGATTGCCTGTGGTAATTGGTGGCTTGCTTGATGTAGACTGTTCGGAGGATGTGATCAAGAATCTGATCCTAGTGGTGAGGGGACAATTCTCCACTGATGAGCTTGTTGCTGAAGTTGAAAAAAGGAATCG gtTGAAGTTGCTTCTGCCATGGTTGGAGTCAAGGATCCACGAGGGCTGTGAGGAACCAGCCACACACAATGCTTTGGCAAAGATTTACATAGATAGTAATAACAACCCAGAAAGGTTCCTTCGTGAAAACCCATATTATGACAGCCGTGTTGTTGGAAAATATTGTGAAAAGAGAGATCCCCATCTGGCGTGTGTGGCTTACGAGAGAGGACAGTGTGACTTGGAGCTTATCAAC GTTTGCAATGAAAactcacttttcaaaagcttgtCAAGATATCTGGTACGCCGTAAAGACCCCGAATTGTGGGCCAGTGTATTGTTAGAAAGCAATCCATACAGAAGGCCACTAATTGATCAG gttgtaCAAACTGCATTGTCAGAAACCCAAGATCCAGAGGAGGTATCTGTTACTGTAAAAGCTTTCATGACAGCAGACCTCCCCAATGAACTCATTGAGCTATTGGAGAAGATTGTTTTGGATAATTCAGTTTTCAGTGAACACAG GAATCTACAGAATTTGCTGATCCTGACTGCTATTAAGGCTGATCGTACCAGGGTTATGGAATATATTAATCGTCTGGATAATTATGATGCTCCAGATATTGCAAATATTGCCATCAGTAATGAACTGTATGAGGAAGCCTTTGCAATTTTCAGGAAATTTGATGTTAATACTTCTGCCATACAG GTTTTGATCGAGCACATTGGAAACTTGGATCGTGCCTATGAATTTGCTGAGCGCTGCAATGAGCCAGCCGTTTGGAGCCAATTGGCAAAAGCTCAGCTGCAGAAAGGAATGGTCAAAGAGGCAATTGACTCCTACATTAAAGCAGATGATCCTTCTAGTTACATGGAAGTTGTACAGGCGGCCAATGCTAGTG GGAATTGGGAAGAACTTGTTAAATACTTGCAGATGGCCCGAAAGAAGGCACGGGAATCCTATGTAGAAACAGAGCTCATCTTTGCTCTGGCAAAGACCAACCGTCTTACAGAACTTGAAGAATTTATAAATGGACCAAACAATGCTCATATTCAACAA GTTGGTGATCGATGCTATGATGAGAAAATGTATGATGCTGCTAAGCTGCTCTACAATAATGTTTCAAATTTTGGCCGTTTGGCATCCACTTTGGTTCATTTGGGAGAATATCAAGCTGCTGTGGATGGGGCACGAAAGGCAAACAGCACTCGCACTTGGAAAGAG GTTTGCTTTGCTTGTGTTGATGGTAAAGAGTTCCGCCTTGCCCAAATGTGTGGCCTTCACATTGTGGTACATGCTGATGAACTGGAGGAGCTGATAAACTATTATCAG GATCGTGGTTATTTTGAAGAACTTATTACCATGCTTGAAGCTGCTCTGGGACTAGAGAGGGCACACATGGGCATGTTCACGGAGCTTGCCATTCTGTACTCCAAGTTCAAGCCACAAAAAATGAGGGAACACTTGGAGCTCTTCTGGTCTAGAGTCAACATTCCTAAG GTTCTCAGAGCAGCCGAACAAGCTCACCTTTGGGCAGAGTTGGTTTTCCTTTATGACAAATATGAAGAGTATGATAATGCCATTATTACAATGATGAGCCACCCAACAGATGCTTGGAAGGAAGGACAATTTAAAGATATTATCACTAAG gTGGCCAATGTGGAGCTGTATTACAGAGCAATACAGTTCTATTTAGAATTTAAGCCACTATTGCTAAATGATCTCCTGATGGTATTGTCTCCAAGACTGGACCACACTCGTGCTGTCAACTACTTCAGCAAG GCGAAGCAGCTTCCTCTTGTAAAACCATACCTCCGCTCAGTGCAGAATCATAACAATAAATCCGTTAATGAGGCTCTTAACAACCTTTTCATAACAGAAGAGGACTACCAG GCACTTCGTACATCTATAGATGCATATGACAACTTTGACAACATATCCCTCGCTCAACGTTTGGAAAAGCATGAGCTTATTGAATTTAGAAGGATTGCTGCATACCTTTTCAAGGGTAACAACCGCTGGAAACAGAGTGTAGAGCTGTGCAAGAAAGACCGGCTCTATAAG GATGCCATGCAGTATGCCTCTGAATCCAAAGACACAGAACTGGCAGAAGAACTTTTGCAATGGTTTTTGCTGGAAGAGAAGAAAGAGTGCTTTGCAGCTTGTCTCTTCACTTGCTATGACCTGCTGCGGCCAGATGTCGTCCTGGAAACTGCATGGAGGCACAATATTATGGACTTTGCCATGCCCTATTTCATTCAGGTCATGAGGGAATACTTAAGTAAG